The genomic interval TATTCTGGCCGGGTGGATCACCACCGAAGTGGGCCGCCAGCCGTGGGTGGTCTACGGACTCCAGCGAACGAAGGATGCGGTTTCTGCTCACGGTGACCTGCACATGAGCGTGAGCCTGCTGGCCTTCTTCGTCGTCTATACCTCGGTATTCGGCGTGGGTTACAGCTATATGGTGCGCCTCATCCGAAAAGGCCCGCAGCCGCATGAGTCTTTCGCCACCGAGTCCGACGGACGTCCGGCGCGCCCGCTTTCTGCCGTCACAACTGAACATAAGGAGCAGCCATAATGGGTATCGATCTTTCCATTATCTGGTTTGTGATCATCGTCTTTGCCACGCTGATGTATATCGTGATGGACGGTTTTGATCTGGGGATCGGTATTCTGTTCCCGGCAACGCAGGACGCCGACGATCGCGACGTGATGGTCAACAGCGTCGCGCCGGTCTGGGACGGAAATGAAACCTGGCTGGTGCTAGGCGGTGCCGCCCTGTTCGGCGCATTCCCGCTGGCCTATGCGGTGATCGTTGATGCCCTGACCATTCCGCTAACATTAATGCTGATCGGACTTATTTTCCGCGGTGTAGCATTTGAGTTTCGCTTTAAAGCCACGCCGGCCCACCGCCCCTTCTGGGATAAGGCGTTTATTGGCGGCTCAATTCTGGCAACGTTTACCCAGGGCGTGACGGTAGGCGCCGTCATTAACGGTTTTGCCGTCACCGGCCGGGCCTATACCGGCGGACCCTTTGACTGGTTTACCGCGTTTAACCTGTTTTGCGGCGCGGGTCTGGTGGTGGCCTACGCGCTGTTAGGCTCTACCTGGTTGGTGATGAAAAGCGAAAACGCGCTGCAGCAGCGGATGCGTGATGTGTCGAAAACGCTGTTAATCGTACTGCTGGCGTTTATTGCGGCGATCAGCCTCTGGACGCCGCTGGCGCAACCGGCCATCGCTGCGCGCTGGTTTACGCTGCCGAATCTGTTCTATCTGCTGCCTGTCCCTGCCCTGGTGGTGATTTTTAGCCTCTACCAGTGGCGCTGCCTGAATAATCCCGACAGCCATAGCCGTCCGTTTATCCTGACGCTGGGGCTGATATTCCTCGGCTTTAGCGGGCTTGGGATCAGCATATGGCCGCATATTATTCCACCGTCGATCACCCTGTGGCAGGCCGCCGCCCCGACGCAAAGCCAGGGCTTTATGCTGGTGGGCGCGCTGTTGATCATTCCCGTTATTCTGGTCTACACCTTCTGGAGCTACTACGTGTTTCGCGGCAAAGTTCAGCATGGGGAGGGTTATCACTGATGCAACAACCGGTCTGGAAAAAATTGCTGTGGCTGGCCATTATCTGGGGCGGCAGCGTACTGGCGCTGGCTGCGGTCAGTATGCTCTTCCGTATGCTGATGACGGCGGCAGGGTTTAAATCACATTAACGTCATTCCGGGCAACCGCTGCGTTGCCCGGTACCTACCCCCGCACTTTCAGATAAACCCCATTAACGCAGGTCAGAGTATCGTTACACTAGGAAAAGATTCACGGTATTTATAATTTGAGAAGCAAAATGAAAAAGCTCATTGCGTTAAGCGTTATTAGTCTTGTCCTTACCGGCTGCGTTAATCCGGGTAAAGCCTCCGTTCAGCCGGAGCAACTTAAAAACCACCGCTTTGTGCTGGAAAATGTAAACGGTAAGGCCGTGAAGACCGCGACAATGCAACCTGAGATCGGTTTTAGCGCGCTGCCAGATATCAGCCTGGTGAATAACATCAGCGTTTCTGGCCAGATGTGTAATCGCTTCAACGGACAGGGAAAATTGTCCGAAGGCGAGCTTAAGGTTAAAACGCTGGCCATGACGCGCAAGCTCTGCACTGAACCGCAGCTGAATGAGTTGGATCAGGCCATCGGCGACATGCTGCGCAAAGGGGCGCAGGTCGACCTGACTGAGGACCAGTTAACGCTGGCGACAGCCGATAAAACGCTGATGTTTAAGCGTGTAGAATAATCAGTAGTTACCGCAGCTTCCAACGGCAAGCGACTGTTCGCTACAGCGTTTGCCGTTTGGCAAGGCGCACATCCCAATAGCAGAACCATCAAGCTGGCGGGCGACAGACAGCGAGCCGCCAATCATTGCGCAGTTGGCTTGACCAGAACTGGACATCGCCGCTTTCATTCCCGGCGCCACGTGGGCTGCCGTTGCCTGCTGGACTGGTTCACTGCTACATGCCGACAACAATAACGCGGCACACCCTACCCAAAATGCTGAGCGCATGCTCTCTCCCCCATGAATAATGCGAAACCTATGCATAATAGGCATCACATCCCGTGTCGTCGAGAGCAGAAGTGCGTATTTATGCGCTCCGGAAACAATTTCTCGCAATTTTTTCGCCAAAAGTTTGATCTACTCATTGATGGAGAGAATAGCAAGGACACAAAAGCGAAAATCGTAAAATCCCTCGTTTGCTAGAATACACAGATAATATTCAGGGTTTGTTGCCGTAATACAGACCCCTATTTTTTTGCGCAATGTAAGGGTGTTGTCCTATGCAAACTATTGACGGTAATGGTGCAGTTGCCTCAGTCGCGTTTCGCACCAGTGAAGTTATCGCCATCTACCCGATTACGCCAAGTTCTACCATGGCCGAGCAGGCGGATGCCTGGGCGGGTAACGGGTTAAAAAACGTCTGGGGCGATGTCCCGAGAGTGGTTGAAATGCAGTCTGAAGCCGGTGCGATTGCCACGGTACACGGTGCGCTT from Enterobacter sp. JBIWA008 carries:
- the cydB gene encoding cytochrome d ubiquinol oxidase subunit II — encoded protein: MGIDLSIIWFVIIVFATLMYIVMDGFDLGIGILFPATQDADDRDVMVNSVAPVWDGNETWLVLGGAALFGAFPLAYAVIVDALTIPLTLMLIGLIFRGVAFEFRFKATPAHRPFWDKAFIGGSILATFTQGVTVGAVINGFAVTGRAYTGGPFDWFTAFNLFCGAGLVVAYALLGSTWLVMKSENALQQRMRDVSKTLLIVLLAFIAAISLWTPLAQPAIAARWFTLPNLFYLLPVPALVVIFSLYQWRCLNNPDSHSRPFILTLGLIFLGFSGLGISIWPHIIPPSITLWQAAAPTQSQGFMLVGALLIIPVILVYTFWSYYVFRGKVQHGEGYH
- a CDS encoding DUF2474 domain-containing protein, whose product is MQQPVWKKLLWLAIIWGGSVLALAAVSMLFRMLMTAAGFKSH
- the hslJ gene encoding heat shock protein HslJ encodes the protein MKKLIALSVISLVLTGCVNPGKASVQPEQLKNHRFVLENVNGKAVKTATMQPEIGFSALPDISLVNNISVSGQMCNRFNGQGKLSEGELKVKTLAMTRKLCTEPQLNELDQAIGDMLRKGAQVDLTEDQLTLATADKTLMFKRVE
- a CDS encoding DUF333 domain-containing protein, which gives rise to MRSAFWVGCAALLLSACSSEPVQQATAAHVAPGMKAAMSSSGQANCAMIGGSLSVARQLDGSAIGMCALPNGKRCSEQSLAVGSCGNY